In a single window of the Solea senegalensis isolate Sse05_10M linkage group LG1, IFAPA_SoseM_1, whole genome shotgun sequence genome:
- the LOC122770311 gene encoding peroxiredoxin-6-like — translation MLLGDMFPDFEAESTHGKITLHEFLGDSWGILFSHPRDYTPVCTTELGRAARLHGEFSKRGVKIIALSVDSVEDHHGWAKDILAYNCEESTCCSLPFPIIADSKRELAVALGMLDPDEKDKDGRSLTARCVFIIGPDKRLKLSLLYPATTGRNFDEILRVVDSLQLTAGTSVATCADWKPGDCVMVPPDMSEGEAASLFPAGIYTKDLPSGRKYLRYTPQP, via the exons ATGCTGCTCGGAGACATGTTTCCTGACTTTGAGGCAGAGAGCACCCATGGCAAAATTACACTCCACGAATTCCTCGGGGACTC ATGGGGAATCCTGTTCTCCCACCCCAGAGACTACACACCTGTGTGCACCACAGAGCTGGGCCGAGCTGCCAGACTGCACGGGGAGTTCAGTAAACGTGGCGTCAAAATCATCGCACTGTCTGTCGACTCTGTGGAGGATCATCACGGCTGGGCCAAG GACATCCTGGCGTACAACTGTGAAGAGTCGACTTGCTGCTCGCTGCCCTTTCCCATCATAGCGGACAGTAAACGGGAGCTGGCAGTGGCTCTGGGCATGTTGGACCCAGACGAGAAGGACAAAGATGGCAGGTCGCTCACTGCCCGCTGT GTTTTTATCATTGGTCCAGACAAACGGCTGAAACTGTCACTGCTCTACCCTGCCACCACAGGACGCAATTTTGATGAGATCCTGAGGGTGGTGGATTCACTCCAGCTCACTGCAGGGACAAGTGTTGCCACATGTGCTGACTGGAAG CCTGGAGACTGTGTGATGGTTCCACCAGACATGTCTGAAGGGGAGGCTGCCTCTTTGTTTCCTGCTGGCATCTACACCAAAGATCTGCCGTCTGGCAGGAAGTATCTGCGCTACACACCGCAGCCATGA
- the LOC122770295 gene encoding myocilin-like, which yields MWLQVSFLCLSFLTLSSHSQVEDRASLRRSNDPTGRCHYTFTVASPQESSCPGSSMKSEMDGVLSRLTLLEALVSGLIAGVDGATGSGVKPGRDEGLQTAFAQVTGERKQLQQDKEHLSWQNQELQRRLSELSQEAESLRQMPCHQKHTSGGPQHEGRPASDPAYDSGNGSYQEMKAEVTEVRASRLIPDGNHNLSDCGQLLSVGDPVLHRKADSITGKYGVWLQDPDPQGSVYTNKTVWRIDTVGKDVRQLFAYEDIDQFSRGFPMKVLLLPEPVESTGATVYRGSLYYQRKRSRTLIRYDLASESVAARLELPHAGFHGQYPYSWGGYTDIDLAVDEQGLWAIYSTSKAKGAIVISQLDPESLGMKKSWETNIRKNTVANAFMVCGRLYTVASYIALNTTINYVYDTATGVRRAAAIPFKNKYRYNSMLDYNHAHRKLYAWDNFHMVTYDVRLGRANS from the exons ATGTGGCTCCAGGTGTCTTTCCTGTGTCTGTCCTTCTTGACTCTGTCAAGCCACAGCCAGGTCGAGGATCGAGCCTCCCTCCGCCGCTCCAATGACCCAACTGGACGTTGCCACTACACGTTCACTGTGGCCAGTCCACAGGAGTCGAGCTGCCCTGGAAGCAGCATGAAATCAGAGATGGACGGGGTCTTGTCGCGGCTCACACTGCTGGAAGCTTTGGTCAGTGGACTCATAGCAGGAGTGGACGGAGCCACGGGGTCTGGGGTCAAGCCTGGCCGCGATGAGGGTCTCCAGACAGCTTTCGCCCAGGTCACAGGGGAAAGAAAACAGTTGCAGCAGGATAAGGAGCATCTGAGCTGGCAGAAccaggagctgcagaggaggcTGAGCGAGTTGAGCCAGGAGGCAGAGAGTCTCAGGCAGATGCCATGCCACCAAAAACACACCTCCGGGGGGCCTCAGCATGAAGGCAGACCTGCCAGTG accCTGCGTATGATTCTGGAAACGGTTCGTACCAGGAGATGAAGGCTGAGGTGACAGAGGTTCGAGCATCCCGCCTCATTCCTGATGGAAATCACAACCTCTCAG ATTGTGGACAGCTGCTGTCAGTGGGAGATCCTGTGTTGCACAGGAAGGCTGACAGTATCACAGGTAAATATGGAGTTTGGCTGCAGGATCCTGACCCTCAGGGTTCTGTTTACACCAACAAGACAGTGTGGCGCATCGACACGGTGGGCAAAGACGTCCGCCAGCTCTTCGCTTACGAAGACATTGATCAATTCTCCAGAGGGTTCCCCATGAAAGTGCTGCTTCTGCCAGAGCCAGTGGAAAGCACAGGTGCGACTGTGTACCGTGGCTCCCTCTACTACCAGCGCAAACGCAGCCGTACCCTGATCCGCTACGACCTGGCCTCTGAGAGCGTGGCTGCCCGTCTGGAACTGCCTCACGCTGGCTTCCATGGACAGTACCCTTACTCCTGGGGAGGCTACACGGACATCGACCTGGCAGTGGACGAACAAGGCTTGTGGGCCATCTACAGCACAAGCAAGGCCAAAGGTGCCATTGTGATTTCCCAACTGGACCCTGAGAGCCTGGGCATGAAGAAGAGCTGGGAGACCAACATCAGGAAGAACACAGTGGCCAACGCGTTCATGGTGTGTGGACGTCTGTACACGGTGGCCAGCTACATTGCACTGAACACCACCATCAACTACGTGTACGACACAGCCACGGGAGTGCGACGGGCAGCCGCTATACCCTTCAAGAACAAGTACCGCTACAACAGTATGCTGGACTATAATCACGCCCACAGGAAGCTGTACGCTTGGGACAACTTCCACATGGTCACCTATGACGTCAGACTAGGCAGGGCCAACAGCTAA